In Clarias gariepinus isolate MV-2021 ecotype Netherlands chromosome 9, CGAR_prim_01v2, whole genome shotgun sequence, a single window of DNA contains:
- the hps4 gene encoding Hermansky-Pudlak syndrome 4 protein — MAETQHTESSRCSCFFLYDFSKVREEGDPTRAGICYYYPENTPLDDQELVCGQLAGVSRCVSEISASPLRLLRLRKSKYAIRMRDHFLWALSCVNDLPDVSVCDLLDQLIDLFCFYNGSVRRSYQLHTREELAVSWARYLSHLQGGATELHHILTCLRTVDYTQIDPLLLLKAALILQACQRCPLVLTGCIFHRGRMVSTRMSPELTMKVMVHETETYSLQEKKRSGSGRSSFLSMPPSTTSTPVFLTPSELHALRRPPVDNSASCRSESPERPVKPRLLSRTLSDTPIADPSSSRMLTSSPDSSLSDDASFSLCPSLASTPFRSNQPGDGDAAESRDHAMASEMLLFEASAPGEGEDSERERVDDVSGRYRNRSTSEEEKLRAVGDEEEEEEEEGAGQENDIRERRSSREEECVGVCEGSDEVLEPMLLYEHRVRGLVLILLVEPGFDTHPNAKQEVYHSSLASLNGLEAHLRTLPPAPENPAAPYTFAHFDRIQNTLTTNLCGSTGPQDRPFVKATALLHSHFSREDMLQEAIIRSASCALYASRTVAQETFFVQQGAPVRNSGIPNGQDSAFSLPSKARHRLLKHGVNLL, encoded by the exons ATGGCTGAGACGCAACACACTGAGAGCTCACG ATGcagttgttttttcctttacgATTTCTCTAAAGTTCGGGAGGAAGGAGATCCGACCCGCGCAGGCATCTGCTACTACTACCCTGAAAAC ACTCCACTGGATGATCAGGAGTTGGTGTGTGGTCAGCTGGCCGGTGTAAGTCGCTGTGTGTCAGAGATTTCAGCGTCTCCACTCCGTCTGCTTCGTCTGCGCAAGAGCAAATACGCCATCCGCATGAGAGACCACttcctctgg gctCTGAGCTGTGTTAACGATCTCCCggatgtcagtgtgtgtgatcTCCTGGATCAGCTGATCGATCTGTTCTGTTTCTATAATGGCTCGGTGCGTCGCAGCTATCAG CTCCACACTAGGGAGGAGCTGGCTGTATCTTGGGCGCGCTACCTCTCTCACCTGCAGGGCGGCGCTACTGAGCTGCACCACATCTTAACCTGCCTCAGAACCGTCGATTACACACAA attGATCCGCTGCTGTTGCTGAAGGCCGCTCTCATCCTGCAGGCGTGTCAGCGCTGCCCCCTGGTGTTAACAGGCTGTATTTTCCACCGCGGAAG AATGGTGAGCACTCGGATGTCTCCAGAGCTGACGATGAAGGTGATGGTGCATGAAACAGAGACGTACAGCCTACAG GAGAAGAAGAGATCAGGCAGTGGGAGGAGCTCATTTCTGTCCATGCCCCCCAGCACAACATCAACACCAGTGTTTCTGACGCCCTCCGAGCTGCACGCCCTTCGCCGCCCTCCAGTGGACAACTCCGCATCCTGCAG aTCTGAATCTCCTGAACGACCAGTGAAGCCCCGCCTCCTTTCTCGCACCCTCTCCGACACCCCCATCGCTGACCCGTCGTCCAGTCGGATGTTGACGTCCTCCCCTGACTCCTCCCTCTCTGACGATGCGAGTTTCAGCTTGTGTCCCTCATTAGCAAGCACGCCGTTTCGCTCCAACCAGCCAGGAGACGGAGACGCCGCTGAGTCACGTGACCACGCCATGGCGAGTGAGATGCTGCTGTTTGAGGCTTCAGCACCCGGTGAAGGAGAGGACAGCGAGCGGGAGCGGGTCGATGATGTCAGCGGAAGGTATCGGAACCGCAGCACCAGTGAGGAGGAGAAACTCAGAGCTGTCggggacgaggaggaggaggaggaggaggaaggggcGGGGCAAGAGAATGACATCAGAGAGAGGAGGAGCAGCAGAGAGGAggagtgtgtgggggtgtgtgaggGGAGTGACGAGGTGCTGGAGCCCATGCTGCTGTATGAGCACCGGGTCAGAGGGCTTGTACTTATACTGCTGGTCGAACCCGGCTTCGACACACACCCCAACGCCAAACAGGAAGTG taccACAGCAGTCTGGCGTCTCTGAACGGACTCGAAGCTCACCTGAGGACGCTCCCACCTGCGCCTGAGAACCCTGCAGCGCCGTACACCTTCGCCCACTTCGACCGCATCCAGAACACACTCACCA cgAACCTGTGTGGTTCTACAGGACCTCAAGATCGCCCGTTTGTGAAAGCCACAGCCCTGCTGCACTCGCACTTCTCACGTGAGGACATGCTGCAGGAAGCCattatcag gagCGCCAGCTGTGCTCTCTACGCCTCCCGCACTGTGGCCCAGGAGACCTTCTTTGTCCAGCAGGGGGCGCCTGTGAGGAACTCTGGGATACCGAACGGCCAGGACAGCGCCTTCTCTCTGCCGAGTAAAGCTCGCCATCGCTTACTCAAACATGGGGTCAACCTGCTCTGA
- the LOC128529952 gene encoding cytochrome c oxidase subunit 6A1, mitochondrial, with amino-acid sequence MAAFGRLSQALLRSGVAAQTRQLSAAAAHGEQGVKTWKLLTFLVALPGVGVCMLNMFLKTQHHSHDQPEFVPYPHLRIRSKRFPWGDGNKTLFHNSHVNPLPDGYESHE; translated from the exons ATGGCGGCGTTTGGACGTCTTTCTCAGGCTCTGCTGCGCTCCGGTGTCGCGGCTCAGACACGGCAGCTTTCAGCCGCGGCGGCTCACGGAGAGCAAGGGG TGAAGACCTGGAAGCTGCTGACCTTCTTGGTGGCTCTGCCTGGAGTCGGGGTGTGCATGCTGAACATGTTCCTGAAGACCCAGCACCACAGCCACGATCAACCAGAGTTTGTCCCCTACCCACACCTCCGCATCCGCAgcaag CGTTTCCCCTGGGGTGACGGGAACAAGACCCTCTTCCACAACTCCCACGTCAACCCTCTTCCCGATGGATACGAGAGTCACGAGTGA
- the LOC128529949 gene encoding hepatic lectin-like: protein MDSMQYDRFSSPESESMEQYRNKASSYTLNRQNRWIYIMFGVLTVFLLLLTLTVGIKITQVNQQVAEIFSSLKTVSTSIKAAQTDYLSVHEPEPEVPVPVRGSCDNEWVFYNNKCYYTSAQRLSWNDAEKNCVLRRGHLLVVNDRKEMEFVSKFIEERLNYWIGLVERGGEGDWSWVDGTDFKSSEHFWDEGQPDDWDFRVNGEDCGQIHSVHNPRALTTHRLWNDADCTLRYHYICERPA from the exons ATGGACTCGATGCAATACGACCGATTCAGCTCTCCAGAGTCAGAAAGCATGGAGCAATATCGTAATAAAGCCTCTTCGTACACACTGA ACCGACAGAACCGTTGGATTTACATCATGTTTGGCGTGCTCACAGTCTTCCTGCTCCTTCTCACCCTCACAGTGGGAATCAAAA TCACTCAGGTGAATCAGCAGGTGGCGGAAATCTTCTCCTCGTTGAAGACAGTGAGCACTTCCATTAAAGCTGCTCAAACAG ATTATCTTTCAGTCCATGAACCTGAACCTGAAGTGCCAGTACCAGTGAGAG GTTCCTGTGACAATGAGTGGGTCTTTTACAACAATAAGTGTTATTACACGTCTGCTCAGAGACTGTCCTGGAATGACGCTGAGAAGAACTGCGTCCTGCGGCGAGGCCACCTGCTGGTGGTGAACGACCGTAAGGAGATG gAGTTTGTTTCTAAATTCATTGAAGAACGGCTGAATTATTGGATAGGTCTGGTTGAGcgagggggagagggagactGGAGCTGGGTCGATGGCACAGACTTTAAATCCAGTGAACA cttctGGGATGAAGGACAGCCTGATGACTGGGATTTCCGTGTAAATGGAGAAGACTGCGGGCAGATTCATTCGGTACACAACCCTCGTGCCTTAACAACACACAGGCTGTGGAACGATGCTGACTGTACGTTACGTTATCATTATATATGTGAGAGACctgcataa